CGCCGACCTCTGCACCGTGCCGGCCGCGACGGCTGACATCGCAGACATCCGCGACAGCGTCCTGTTTTTTGCGCTCGCCGCATTCCTCGTTGTGCTGGCGATTCGACGCGGACCCGAACAGGGGTCGCCCGCCGCCGGCCCGGGCGCTCGCCGTCTCGAAGCCCCGGCGCCGGTGAACCCACCGCTTCGCTGGCTCCTTCAGGCCGGGCTTGCGGTCATCTGCATCGCGATTCTCTCGGCCATCGTGAACGACTCGTGGAACACATCGAGCGGCTGGATTCTTCGAACCGCCGCCGGAATCCTCTGGGCCGTACTCATCGGTCGATACTTTGACGACCGCATGATCCGAATCACGCTTCACGGCATGCTGGTTGTCGGAGTCGTCGCCATCGCGCTGGCGGTGCTTCATCGCGCGGACCGACACCTTGCGCACTTCGTCTGGCCGATCGGACCGATTACCGCCACCGCCACGATGTCAACTGTGTGGCTCGCACTCGCCGCCGGCGCCCTGGTCGGCACGGGATTCCGTCGCGAAATGATGTCCCGAAGCGCCACCTATCTCCTGATCGCCGCGTTCGCCGCCTACGCGCTGGCTCAGACCGGGCGACGCGGGCCCTCGGTCGCAATCCTCGGGGCCGCACTGCTCATGATAGCCCATGAGCGCTGGGCCGCCGCTTCAAAACGAAGACACCGCGCGGTCATCATCGCGGCCATGGCCGCGGCAGCGGGGCTCGGGGGGTTCTACGTTGTTCGCGAGTTGAACCGTGCCGACCGCGTGGCATCCGGCGCGGTGAATCTCCGTCTTGAATACTGGAAGCTGTCACTCGAACTGGTGCGCCAGCAACTTTCGCTCGGCGCCGGCCCGGACAATTTCATTGCCCGAATGACGACAACCGTCGCGCCGCTACGCGGCATCTCGCCGCATGTCTATCATGGCACAATCGACGCCGACGCACACAACGAATGGATCCAGGCGGCGGTCGAACTGGGCGTGCCGGGCGCCATCTTCTGGGCGGCATTGCCCGCCGGAGTGCTCCTGCTCGTCTGGCGGCCAAACGCGACGGACCCATTGATCCGAGATCATCTCCATCAGCCCGCCGTTCGGGCCAGACATGCGTTCGGCGATCCTGCCCGCAAACCGCTCACGCTCGCGTTCGGCGGCGCATTGCTTGCCATCCTCCTCGCGGAATGTTCCGGCATCATGCTTCGCGGCCCGATTCTGACGGTCTGGTACTGGACGCTGCTTGGCCTGCTTTGCGCCTGTGCGTCGCCGCGATCCGTCTCGTTACAGCCCGGCCCCGACGCTCGGCATCCTGTTCCCCGCCACAAACAACGTGCATGGACCGTGACACTGCCCGCACTGGTCACGTCGGCCGCCTGCCTGCTGGTCGCGTGGATCGACCTTTCCAACGCCGACATTCGCGCACCCGAAAGGATGATCCAGCCCGGTCCGATGGATCAACGACTCTATTCGCTTCGCACGCTCGAGCTCTGGCGCCGCGGCGCGGATCGATCTTCGGAACGTGCTGCACAGTCTGCGGACATGACAACGCGGCTTAAGGCCGTCGAACACTGGCGACGCCTGTACGATTGGATTCCCGGCGCGCAGGACACGGCCGCTCGCTATGCCGCCGCACTGCTCGATGCGAACGACCGCGACGAGGCGAACCGGGTATTGGATCGCGTCCTGCGGCTCGGCCTGAATCCCTATGAGCCGACCGCCAATCTGCTCTACGCGCGGGCGATCGCCGATGACCCGAACGAGAAATTCGAGGCGGTCCTGCGGGCGCTGCGTCATTCAGCCGTCGCCGATGGCTGCGGTGCCGTCCTCGACGCACTTGGCAATCCGGCCGGCATCGCCGGATTGAAATCGGAGAAAATACAGGAAGCCCGCGCGCGTGCGCTGGCCATGCAGCCGATCGAGTGGGACGACGCGGCCGGCGAACGGCTCCGAGCTGCCGCTTACATCGCCTGGCGTGCGGGCCGCACCGAAGAGGCGCTCAATTCCCAGCGCCCCGCAGCCGCGCTTTATACCTACATCGAAGCGTACGACAGCCCCTACCGCCGCGGCCACGATGCAGAGACGGATGTCTATTTTTCCCTTGCCGCCATGCTTCGAGCCGCCGGCCCGCAGAATCTTGACGAAGCCTTCAAGGCCATCGTCGCGGCGGAACGCTACGCCGTTCTGGGAATCAGGCACGAA
This portion of the Phycisphaerae bacterium genome encodes:
- a CDS encoding O-antigen ligase family protein, which gives rise to MTPMSITDRRLICACVIAACAASVLLFSGAGPMDPSSATWSQPLAIIADLCTVPAATADIADIRDSVLFFALAAFLVVLAIRRGPEQGSPAAGPGARRLEAPAPVNPPLRWLLQAGLAVICIAILSAIVNDSWNTSSGWILRTAAGILWAVLIGRYFDDRMIRITLHGMLVVGVVAIALAVLHRADRHLAHFVWPIGPITATATMSTVWLALAAGALVGTGFRREMMSRSATYLLIAAFAAYALAQTGRRGPSVAILGAALLMIAHERWAAASKRRHRAVIIAAMAAAAGLGGFYVVRELNRADRVASGAVNLRLEYWKLSLELVRQQLSLGAGPDNFIARMTTTVAPLRGISPHVYHGTIDADAHNEWIQAAVELGVPGAIFWAALPAGVLLLVWRPNATDPLIRDHLHQPAVRARHAFGDPARKPLTLAFGGALLAILLAECSGIMLRGPILTVWYWTLLGLLCACASPRSVSLQPGPDARHPVPRHKQRAWTVTLPALVTSAACLLVAWIDLSNADIRAPERMIQPGPMDQRLYSLRTLELWRRGADRSSERAAQSADMTTRLKAVEHWRRLYDWIPGAQDTAARYAAALLDANDRDEANRVLDRVLRLGLNPYEPTANLLYARAIADDPNEKFEAVLRALRHSAVADGCGAVLDALGNPAGIAGLKSEKIQEARARALAMQPIEWDDAAGERLRAAAYIAWRAGRTEEALNSQRPAAALYTYIEAYDSPYRRGHDAETDVYFSLAAMLRAAGPQNLDEAFKAIVAAERYAVLGIRHEFVADPDPNQGYVGGIIVPTEFPERLYPLWRLSAQLRVESGNEDFVELRILSYLPPEARAPRVLQQNIQRELVRLRAAAKSPATSQ